A single Vigna radiata var. radiata cultivar VC1973A chromosome 8, Vradiata_ver6, whole genome shotgun sequence DNA region contains:
- the LOC106770296 gene encoding auxin-responsive protein SAUR71-like, protein MMLLSFFGKIHDGLSEVLAPIRRSLTQMINEDPLNASPQVPDDVLEGHFVVVAKKGEETKRFVMELNYLCNPAFLRLLERAREEFGFRQKGVLEIPCHPQELEKILEERRDQSVGDGSKLTDSIHMS, encoded by the coding sequence ATGATGCTTTTGTCTTTCTTTGGCAAGATTCACGATGGCCTCTCAGAAGTGTTAGCACCGATAAGAAGATCACTAACACAGATGATCAACGAAGATCCACTGAATGCATCACCACAAGTGCCAGATGACGTTTTAGAAGGACACTTTGTGGTTGTTGCTAAAAAGGGTGAAGAAACCAAACGGTTTGTTATGGAGTTGAACTATTTGTGTAACCCTGCATTTTTGAGACTGCTGGAGAGAGCAAGAGAAGAGTTTGGTTTCAGGCAAAAGGGAGTTTTGGAAATTCCCTGCCACCCTCAAGAACTAGAGAAGATtctagaagaaagaagagatcAAAGTGTGGGAGATGGAAGCAAATTAACAGATTCAATTCACATGAGTTGA
- the LOC106771291 gene encoding uncharacterized protein LOC106771291 → MAPSTVTLIPPRFSLFTYPRNNASRIFHFRSPLMRSISAMTTQQGSSSTKTERVVIKGRVQGVFYRNWTIENATQLGLKGWVRNRKDGSVEALFSGSVDAVQEMEQRCRRGPPDALVTGLQVFPSDDDPGTGFQRKPTL, encoded by the exons ATGGCACCATCTACTGTTACGCTTATTCCGCCACGATTCTCACTCTTCACTTATCCTAGAAACAACGCTTCTAGAATCTTCCATTTCCGTTCTCCTCTCATGCGTTCAATCTCCGCGATGACAACACAGCAAGGATCCTCTTCTACCAAAACG GAGAGAGTGGTGATAAAGGGGAGGGTGCAGGGAGTGTTCTACCGGAACTGGACGATTGAAAATGCGACACAGTTAGGGTTGAAGGGGTGGGTGCGCAACCGGAAGGACGGGTCCGTGGAGGCTCTGTTCTCTGGGAGTGTTGATGCGGTGCAGGAGATGGAGCAAAGGTGTCGACGTGGCCCTCCTGATGCGCTTGTCACGGGGCTTCAGGTTTTTCCCTCGGATGATGATCCTGGCACTGGATTTCAACGCAAGCCAACGCTTTGA
- the LOC106771750 gene encoding auxin-induced protein X15-like — translation MHCFISEENKVRSKMLRFFVGRIQKGLSLFVARRPAFSYLSEDGAPNEAPDDVMEGYFAVVAMKGKERQRFIVGLDYLSDPAFLGLLDQAQEEYGFQHQGALALPCRPQELQKILDAPKA, via the coding sequence ATGCACTGTTTTATATCAGAAGAAAACAAAGTCCGATCGAAGATGCTTAGGTTTTTTGTTGGGAGGATACAAAAGGGTCTATCACTGTTTGTGGCTAGAAGGCCTGCATTCAGCTACTTGAGTGAAGATGGTGCCCCAAATGAGGCACCAGATGATGTTATGGAAGGTTATTTTGCTGTTGTTGCAATGAAGGGTAAAGAAAGACAAAGGTTCATTGTTGGGTTGGATTACTTGTCTGATCCTGCATTCTTGGGACTGTTGGATCAAGCTCAAGAAGAGTATGGTTTCCAACACCAGGGAGCTCTTGCACTCCCTTGTCGACCTCAGGAGTTGCAGAAGATTCTAGATGCTCCAAAAGCATAA